In Jeotgalibaca arthritidis, a single genomic region encodes these proteins:
- the brnQ gene encoding branched-chain amino acid transport system II carrier protein: MDKKLTLKEYLFIGSMLFGLFFGAGNLIFPIQMGQMSGSQMIQATLGFIITAVGLPFLGIVAMGLSRKDSLYVLASKISHKYGLFFTIALYLTIGPFFSTPRTATVSFEVALAPYLDANQLALFLFIFSFLFFGASLWFSLRPSGILTWVGKILNPIFLGSLALMIIFSLLKPMGDVSTVAVAEAYQSGAFFTGFLEGYNTMDALASLAFGIIVVRTIQSLGVTKPSRIARDTVIAGVFSMLLMIVIYTSLVYIGASSQGIFNVSENGGIALAEISHHYFGSFGAIFLAIIITVACFKTAVGLITAISEMFVTLFPNKLSYNQFVFLFTAISFGVANLGLSQIIAYSVPVLMFLYPLAITLILVALVSPLFKDHAIVYQVTTVFTMPFAIVDFSHALPVEAKTFFRIGFLSEWAQAYIPLFNYGMGWLIPATIGFVIGLVLAKVKK; this comes from the coding sequence ATGGATAAAAAATTAACACTAAAAGAATATTTATTTATTGGATCAATGCTCTTTGGTTTGTTTTTTGGGGCTGGAAATTTAATTTTTCCTATTCAAATGGGACAAATGTCTGGTTCTCAGATGATACAAGCAACACTGGGCTTTATTATTACAGCAGTTGGGTTACCCTTTTTAGGAATTGTGGCAATGGGTCTTTCTCGAAAAGACAGTCTGTATGTCCTAGCGAGCAAAATCAGTCATAAGTATGGTTTGTTTTTTACAATCGCCTTGTACTTAACAATTGGGCCTTTCTTTTCGACACCTCGTACTGCTACAGTATCGTTTGAAGTGGCACTAGCGCCATATTTAGATGCCAATCAACTAGCCTTATTTTTATTTATCTTTTCTTTCTTATTTTTTGGAGCGTCCTTGTGGTTCTCTTTACGACCATCTGGTATTTTAACATGGGTTGGGAAAATCCTTAATCCAATCTTCTTAGGGTCATTGGCATTAATGATTATCTTTTCTTTATTGAAACCAATGGGAGACGTTAGCACAGTAGCTGTAGCAGAAGCCTATCAAAGCGGTGCATTCTTCACTGGTTTTTTAGAAGGTTATAACACGATGGATGCTTTAGCATCACTGGCATTTGGGATTATTGTGGTTCGTACCATTCAAAGTTTAGGCGTTACTAAACCATCACGCATTGCACGTGATACCGTTATTGCAGGTGTATTTAGTATGCTATTAATGATTGTCATTTATACCAGCCTTGTTTATATCGGAGCTTCTAGTCAAGGTATTTTCAATGTTAGTGAAAATGGTGGGATAGCATTAGCTGAAATTTCTCATCATTACTTTGGAAGTTTCGGAGCAATTTTCCTAGCTATCATTATTACTGTAGCTTGTTTTAAAACTGCAGTGGGGCTAATTACAGCCATTAGCGAAATGTTCGTTACGTTATTTCCAAACAAACTAAGTTACAATCAATTTGTGTTTCTGTTTACAGCTATTTCATTTGGAGTTGCCAATCTAGGTTTATCACAAATAATTGCCTATTCAGTTCCAGTTTTGATGTTCCTTTACCCATTAGCGATTACTTTGATTTTAGTGGCATTAGTCAGTCCGCTGTTTAAAGATCATGCGATTGTTTATCAGGTAACGACCGTTTTTACTATGCCGTTTGCGATTGTTGATTTTAGTCATGCCTTGCCAGTTGAAGCTAAAACTTTTTTTAGAATTGGTTTTCTTTCTGAGTGGGCACAGGCCTACATTCCTTTATTTAATTATGGCATGGGTTGGCTCATCCCAGCTACCATCGGCTTTGTCATTGGTTTAGTTCTTGCTAAAGTAAAAAAATAA